In Streptomyces rapamycinicus NRRL 5491, the genomic stretch AAGTGAGTGGGGGAGGCGTAGCAGGTGAACGAGAGCTGGGTGACCGTGGTGGGGAACGCCGCGACGCGGCCGGACTTCTGGGAGACGGCGGCGGGTGTCGCGGTGGCCCGGTTCCGGCTGGCGGTGACGGTGCGCCGCTGGGACCGGGGGCGGGACGCGTGGGCGGACGCGTACACGAGTTTCTACACGGTCTGGACGTGGCGGTCGCTCGCCGCGAATGTCGCCGGGTCGGTATCGCTCGGTGAACCCCTTGTCGTCCATGGGACGTTGCGGGTGCGGGAGCGCGAATGGGACCGGGAGCGAGAGCGGGAGAGGGACCGGCCGCTTCAGGGAGAAGGGGGAGGTGGAGGGAGAGAGGGAGGTGCGGCCGTGCCTCCGGCCCCGGGCGGGGATTCCGGTGGTGGGGCGCATCAGCCCAGGCGCTGGGTCACCGCGGAGATCGACGCGGTGGCGGTCGGACACGATCTCACGCGGGGTACATCCGCATTTCGTCGGGTTTCGCAGGCCAAACCGCTTCTAAACACGCCGACTGGGGCAACTTCCCCGTGAACGGCCGCGACCGCGGGAGATTTGTCGATAATCCCAGGTCATATGGGATCTGGGGATTAGATAACGATTCCGATTCGGATCGGTTGGGTCTAGGTATTCCCGGGGAACGATCGGTTCCTTTCTCCCTAGGATCCCTGCGTGCCCAACGGGGGTTCCTGAGTTTTGAGTTCGCTGGCGAGGCGCACCAACTGACTGGCGCTCGCCCGGAGGGGAAACCATGATTTCTGTAAGGAGGCGGGGCGCTGCCCGCCTTGCGGCCGCCGTTCTGGCGTCCGGTCTGGTCGCTGCGGGCGCGATAGTCACCGCAGGCACCGCCGCCGCCGATGACACGCCCCCGAGCCAGGGCGGCGCGACCGCCACGCTGGGCGGTCTCAAGACGTTCGACAAGGCCGTCATTCACGACAAC encodes the following:
- a CDS encoding single-stranded DNA-binding protein encodes the protein MGNAATRPDFWETAAGVAVARFRLAVTVRRWDRGRDAWADAYTSFYTVWTWRSLAANVAGSVSLGEPLVVHGTLRVREREWDRERERERDRPLQGEGGGGGREGGAAVPPAPGGDSGGGAHQPRRWVTAEIDAVAVGHDLTRGTSAFRRVSQAKPLLNTPTGATSP